A single genomic interval of Polaribacter vadi harbors:
- a CDS encoding tetratricopeptide repeat protein: MKKKILVVLLFVIVKVEAQTSAFAVADSLFEKGRYKMALKELDKSDASFLSNYKKAVIYESIDDYKKAAQFLEKAITFKDDENAKLRLAKNYRSLKLSKKAIPIYEEVLAKDSLNLVLKYQLGKLYIINRKPKEAIKTFKYLVENDAENANYSYHLGLSYALNGQRDPMMNSYLDTHEKDATHLNAIVRLANSYKKLKDKDSTQIFVDKGLALDKNHVDLNKLKINRLYLDKKYAEAIPLLLNLDTIDKKDTYSAAMLGRSFFNMDSLERAKKYFKKVSIKDREDFKALTYLGHISMIEKDYRGAMFNYMMATYVGKEKRDEEYFGLGTMYFETNKIPEAINAFKEAYAENRKNYKALYQIAKLSDDYYKDKKIAYKEYKKYIENFYSRDEVISVFVERRIKEIKKEYFLEGELLD, translated from the coding sequence ATGAAAAAGAAAATTTTAGTAGTATTATTATTTGTAATTGTAAAAGTTGAAGCGCAAACTTCAGCTTTTGCTGTTGCAGATAGTTTGTTTGAGAAAGGTAGGTATAAAATGGCTTTAAAAGAATTAGATAAAAGTGATGCTTCGTTTTTATCGAATTATAAAAAAGCAGTTATTTACGAATCGATTGACGATTATAAAAAAGCAGCTCAGTTTTTAGAAAAAGCCATCACTTTTAAAGATGATGAAAATGCAAAACTACGATTGGCAAAAAATTACCGTTCTTTAAAATTGTCTAAAAAAGCAATTCCTATTTATGAAGAGGTTTTAGCAAAAGATTCCTTGAATTTAGTGTTGAAATATCAATTAGGGAAGTTATACATCATCAACAGAAAACCTAAAGAAGCGATTAAAACGTTTAAATATTTGGTGGAAAATGATGCTGAAAACGCGAATTATTCTTACCATTTAGGACTTTCTTACGCTTTAAATGGTCAAAGAGATCCTATGATGAATAGTTATCTAGATACGCACGAAAAAGATGCTACGCATTTAAATGCCATTGTAAGATTGGCAAATAGTTATAAAAAATTGAAAGATAAAGATTCCACACAAATATTTGTAGACAAAGGTTTGGCTTTGGATAAAAATCATGTCGATTTGAATAAGCTAAAAATTAATCGATTGTATTTGGATAAAAAATACGCAGAAGCTATTCCATTGTTATTAAATTTGGATACTATTGATAAAAAAGACACCTATAGTGCTGCAATGTTAGGAAGATCTTTTTTTAATATGGATAGTTTAGAACGGGCAAAAAAATATTTTAAAAAAGTATCGATTAAAGATAGAGAAGATTTTAAAGCTCTAACGTATTTAGGGCATATTTCTATGATTGAAAAAGATTATAGAGGTGCAATGTTTAATTATATGATGGCTACTTATGTAGGGAAAGAAAAGCGAGATGAAGAATATTTTGGTTTAGGAACGATGTATTTTGAAACCAATAAAATTCCAGAAGCTATTAACGCTTTTAAAGAAGCGTATGCAGAAAATAGAAAAAATTACAAAGCATTGTATCAAATAGCAAAGCTTTCTGATGATTATTATAAGGATAAAAAAATAGCTTATAAGGAATATAAAAAGTATATAGAAAATTTTTATAGTAGAGATGAAGTGATTTCTGTATTTGTAGAACGTAGAATTAAAGAGATCAAAAAAGAGTATTTTTTGGAGGGAGAATTGTTGGATTAA
- a CDS encoding GIY-YIG nuclease family protein, producing MKNVHQYYVYILASKIRGTLYIGMTNDLQRRVYEHKMGITKGFTSKYGVNKLIYFETFKDVNEAIEREKRLKKWNRAWKIELFEKNNPSWQDLAKDWYDDILTD from the coding sequence ATGAAAAACGTACATCAATATTATGTATATATTTTAGCTAGTAAAATTAGAGGCACTCTTTATATAGGAATGACAAATGATTTGCAAAGAAGAGTCTATGAACATAAAATGGGAATTACAAAAGGGTTTACTTCTAAATATGGTGTAAATAAATTGATATATTTTGAAACCTTTAAAGATGTAAATGAGGCAATTGAAAGAGAGAAAAGACTTAAAAAGTGGAATAGAGCTTGGAAAATCGAGTTATTTGAAAAAAATAATCCAAGTTGGCAAGATTTAGCTAAAGATTGGTATGATGATATTTTAACAGATTAG
- a CDS encoding M56 family metallopeptidase → MINYILQVILFQVLFLAIYDFFLSKETFFTKNRWYLLTTPILSFILPLIKIPTFQKAVSQEYIVQLPEIFLSPEKVIKRTVEATTFYESVNYINIIFWVGVAVFLILFFVKLMKIINLIKTNKAEKLSIFKLIFIPNKTNAFSFFNYIFLGKEIPVSQQEKIIEHEMVHSQQKHSIDLLFFEFLKIAMWFNPMIYFYQKRITLVHEYISDEIVSKKEAKETYINNLLSNYFQVENVAFVNQFYKKSLIKKRIIMMTKKQSKKMNQLKYLVLIPVLASMLFYTSCSEDVYKEDLSESKLEKTTWYFSLKEGVVESKQRENSATYLDLFIGYSIPETYKEIAFKDLTDNEKNEFLKSEKGANERAKERGVELPEPIFLDLKNGRRAVFMKMNSKPTEEVEEIDENVSFLKVDKAPTFPGCESGDKDCFSKNIQKHFIKNFDAALPKTLGLSPGKKRVFISFKIDKEGNIVEVQARAPHEDIKQEVLAVMNSLPKVTPGEHEGKAVDVKYSIPFTILVE, encoded by the coding sequence ATGATAAATTACATCCTTCAAGTTATCTTATTCCAAGTCTTGTTTTTGGCGATTTATGATTTCTTTTTAAGCAAAGAAACGTTTTTTACAAAAAACAGATGGTATTTGTTAACGACGCCAATCTTGTCTTTTATACTTCCGTTGATAAAAATACCAACGTTTCAAAAAGCAGTTTCTCAAGAGTATATTGTGCAATTGCCAGAGATATTTTTATCACCAGAAAAAGTGATTAAAAGAACAGTGGAAGCAACTACTTTTTATGAATCTGTAAATTATATCAATATTATATTTTGGGTTGGAGTTGCTGTATTTTTAATCTTGTTTTTTGTAAAGTTGATGAAGATTATCAACTTAATCAAAACCAATAAAGCAGAGAAATTATCCATTTTTAAGCTAATTTTTATTCCGAATAAAACCAATGCATTTTCATTTTTCAACTATATATTTTTAGGAAAAGAAATTCCTGTTTCGCAACAAGAAAAGATTATCGAGCATGAAATGGTACACAGTCAACAAAAGCATTCTATTGATTTACTATTTTTTGAATTCTTAAAAATTGCAATGTGGTTTAACCCGATGATTTATTTTTATCAAAAGAGAATCACTCTAGTACACGAATATATTTCTGATGAAATTGTATCGAAAAAAGAAGCGAAAGAAACGTATATCAACAATTTATTATCTAATTATTTTCAGGTTGAGAATGTTGCATTTGTAAATCAATTTTATAAAAAAAGTTTAATCAAAAAAAGAATTATTATGATGACGAAAAAACAATCAAAAAAAATGAATCAATTAAAGTATCTGGTGTTGATTCCTGTATTAGCAAGTATGCTTTTTTATACTTCTTGTTCAGAAGATGTTTATAAGGAGGATTTATCAGAAAGTAAATTAGAGAAAACTACTTGGTATTTCTCTTTGAAAGAGGGTGTAGTTGAGTCGAAACAAAGAGAGAATAGTGCTACGTATCTAGATCTTTTTATAGGATATTCCATACCAGAAACTTATAAAGAGATTGCTTTTAAAGATTTAACAGATAATGAGAAAAATGAGTTTCTGAAATCTGAAAAAGGAGCAAACGAACGCGCTAAGGAAAGAGGAGTGGAACTGCCTGAACCAATATTTTTAGATTTAAAAAATGGTAGAAGAGCAGTTTTCATGAAGATGAATTCTAAACCAACTGAGGAAGTTGAAGAAATCGATGAAAATGTTTCATTTTTAAAAGTAGACAAAGCACCAACTTTCCCTGGTTGCGAATCTGGAGATAAAGATTGTTTTTCAAAAAATATTCAAAAGCATTTTATTAAAAATTTTGATGCAGCTTTACCAAAAACATTAGGTTTATCTCCTGGGAAAAAACGTGTTTTTATTAGTTTTAAAATTGACAAAGAAGGGAATATTGTTGAAGTGCAAGCTAGAGCACCTCATGAAGATATTAAACAAGAAGTATTGGCAGTGATGAATTCACTACCAAAAGTAACTCCTGGAGAACATGAGGGAAAAGCTGTTGATGTAAAATATTCAATTCCGTTTACTATTTTAGTAGAATAA
- the ade gene encoding adenine deaminase, which produces MKVQGNIVDIQNKRIYKGEVEVENGKIKEIRAVNHSNENYILPGFVDAHIHIESSMLVPSEFAKIAVLHGTVATVSDPHEIANVLGVKGVDFMIENGKKVPLKFNFGAPSCVPATSFESAGAIINADDIKKMMENPDILYLAEMMNYPGVLFDDNEVLAKIKHAKNNNKPIDGHAPGLRGADASKYIAAGISTDHECFSFEEAKEKLAKGMKVIIREGSAAKNFEALIDLLPENYENMMFCSDDKHPDDLLLGHINQLCERAVAKGIDVFKVLQAACINPVKHYNLQVGLLQKDDFADFIVVDNLTKFNVLETYINGELVAKNGESFVKSVDFEVLNNFNTDKKEISDFRFESSVEKIRVIEALDGELVTNQIEADSLIKDGNLVSNIETDVLKMTVVNRYKNDEPAIAFIKNFGLKEGAIASSVGHDSHNIIAVGVSDDAICKAVNLIIKNSGGVCAVNNNKEKIVSLPVAGIMSDKSAKEIGKQYAELDKMAKQMGSKLRAPYMSLSFMALLVIPSLKLSDKGLFDGTSFQFTSLEVG; this is translated from the coding sequence ATGAAAGTTCAAGGAAACATCGTAGACATACAAAATAAGCGAATTTATAAAGGAGAAGTTGAAGTTGAAAACGGAAAAATCAAAGAAATTCGAGCAGTAAATCATAGCAATGAAAACTATATTTTACCTGGCTTTGTAGATGCACATATTCATATAGAAAGTTCGATGTTAGTGCCTTCTGAATTTGCAAAAATTGCTGTTTTGCATGGAACAGTTGCTACAGTTTCTGATCCACATGAAATTGCCAATGTTTTGGGGGTAAAAGGTGTCGATTTTATGATTGAAAATGGAAAGAAAGTTCCGTTAAAATTTAATTTTGGAGCACCAAGCTGTGTGCCAGCAACTTCTTTTGAAAGTGCAGGAGCAATCATTAATGCTGATGATATTAAAAAAATGATGGAAAATCCTGATATTTTGTACTTAGCAGAAATGATGAATTATCCAGGAGTTTTGTTTGATGATAATGAGGTTTTAGCAAAAATAAAACACGCAAAAAATAACAACAAACCCATTGATGGTCATGCACCAGGTTTAAGAGGAGCTGACGCAAGTAAATATATTGCTGCAGGAATTTCTACAGACCACGAATGTTTTTCTTTTGAAGAAGCCAAAGAGAAATTAGCAAAAGGCATGAAAGTAATTATTAGAGAAGGATCTGCTGCCAAAAACTTTGAAGCTTTAATTGATTTGTTGCCAGAAAATTACGAAAACATGATGTTTTGTTCAGATGACAAACATCCAGATGATTTATTGTTGGGGCATATCAATCAGTTGTGTGAAAGAGCAGTTGCAAAAGGAATTGATGTTTTTAAAGTATTGCAAGCTGCTTGTATAAATCCTGTTAAACATTATAATTTACAAGTTGGTTTGTTGCAAAAAGATGATTTTGCAGATTTCATTGTGGTTGATAATCTAACGAAATTCAATGTTTTGGAAACCTATATTAATGGAGAATTGGTTGCTAAAAATGGCGAGAGTTTTGTGAAATCTGTAGATTTTGAAGTGTTGAATAATTTTAATACTGATAAAAAAGAAATTTCAGATTTTAGATTTGAATCATCAGTAGAAAAAATTAGAGTTATTGAAGCTTTAGATGGTGAATTGGTTACGAATCAAATTGAAGCAGATTCATTAATTAAAGATGGCAATTTAGTTTCGAATATAGAAACAGATGTTTTAAAAATGACAGTTGTAAATCGTTATAAAAATGATGAGCCAGCAATTGCTTTTATTAAAAACTTCGGATTGAAAGAAGGTGCCATTGCAAGTTCTGTTGGGCACGATTCTCATAATATTATTGCTGTTGGTGTTTCTGATGATGCAATTTGTAAAGCTGTAAACCTAATTATAAAAAATAGTGGTGGAGTTTGTGCTGTAAATAATAATAAAGAAAAAATAGTTTCGTTGCCTGTTGCAGGAATTATGTCAGACAAATCTGCAAAAGAAATCGGAAAGCAATATGCTGAATTAGATAAAATGGCAAAACAAATGGGTAGCAAATTACGAGCACCTTATATGAGTTTGTCTTTTATGGCGTTGTTGGTAATTCCGTCTTTAAAACTCTCTGATAAAGGGTTGTTTGATGGAACTAGTTTTCAGTTTACTTCTTTAGAGGTTGGGTGA
- a CDS encoding BlaI/MecI/CopY family transcriptional regulator — translation MKKQLTKAEEQIMQVVWDLQETSVKDVIEKLPEPKPAYNTVSTIIRILETKKFVAHKPEGRGYVYYPIIDKETYSNQSLHKIMNGYFDGSFKSMVSFFVKENNMDVAELESILKEVNKEK, via the coding sequence ATGAAGAAACAATTAACAAAAGCAGAGGAACAAATAATGCAGGTTGTGTGGGATTTGCAAGAAACTTCTGTAAAAGATGTCATTGAAAAGTTACCTGAGCCAAAACCAGCCTATAATACAGTTTCTACGATTATAAGAATTTTAGAAACCAAAAAATTTGTGGCACACAAACCAGAAGGTAGAGGTTATGTGTATTACCCAATTATAGATAAAGAAACGTATAGCAACCAAAGTTTGCACAAAATAATGAACGGTTATTTTGATGGTTCTTTTAAAAGCATGGTATCCTTTTTTGTAAAAGAAAATAACATGGATGTTGCTGAATTGGAATCAATATTAAAGGAAGTGAATAAGGAGAAATAG
- a CDS encoding MmcQ/YjbR family DNA-binding protein produces the protein MHVEQLRDFCIAKKGVTEHFPFDEVTLVFKVMNKMFALSSLDKWEKGEESINLKCDPEKAIVLREEFEGINPGWHMNKRLWNTVTINNADVSDDLLRKLINHSYDLVVKGLTKKAQKELENL, from the coding sequence ATGCACGTAGAACAATTAAGAGATTTTTGCATTGCCAAAAAAGGAGTTACAGAACATTTTCCTTTTGATGAGGTTACATTGGTTTTTAAAGTGATGAACAAAATGTTCGCTTTAAGTAGTTTAGATAAGTGGGAAAAAGGCGAAGAGAGTATCAATCTAAAATGCGATCCTGAAAAAGCAATTGTGTTAAGAGAAGAATTTGAAGGCATAAACCCAGGTTGGCACATGAATAAACGACTTTGGAATACAGTTACAATTAATAATGCTGATGTTTCTGATGATTTGTTAAGAAAACTCATCAACCATTCTTATGATTTAGTGGTAAAAGGTTTGACTAAAAAAGCACAAAAAGAGTTAGAAAATTTATAA
- a CDS encoding 5-formyltetrahydrofolate cyclo-ligase, which translates to MNKSELRKIYKQKRQELSFDVIQKLQENIYQQIYELNISNIKTIHIFLTLAKFKEIDTTPIIDYFRSKNIKIVVSKSDFTNNTLTHFYLEKDTIIELNKYGIPEPKNAKQVSEKELDLVFVPLLISDEQNYRVGYGKGFYDRFLANCRKECKKIGLNFFKPIAKINDFNEFDVALDLVIYPKE; encoded by the coding sequence ATGAATAAATCCGAACTCAGAAAAATATACAAACAAAAAAGGCAAGAGTTGTCTTTTGATGTTATTCAGAAATTGCAAGAAAATATTTATCAGCAAATTTATGAGTTAAATATATCTAACATCAAAACCATTCATATTTTTTTGACTTTAGCAAAATTTAAAGAAATTGACACAACACCAATTATTGATTATTTTAGAAGTAAAAACATTAAAATTGTAGTTTCTAAAAGTGATTTTACAAACAACACCTTAACACATTTTTATTTAGAAAAAGACACAATAATCGAACTCAATAAATACGGAATTCCAGAGCCCAAAAACGCAAAACAAGTTTCAGAAAAAGAGTTGGATTTAGTTTTTGTACCACTTTTAATTTCTGATGAACAAAACTACAGAGTTGGTTATGGCAAAGGTTTTTACGACCGATTTTTAGCCAATTGCAGAAAAGAGTGTAAAAAAATAGGTTTAAATTTCTTTAAACCTATTGCTAAAATTAATGATTTTAATGAGTTTGATGTTGCTCTGGATTTGGTTATTTATCCAAAGGAATAG
- a CDS encoding PhnA domain-containing protein, translating into MSLQQDLENRSGNKCELCTGTNNLSVYDVKPSDIGGGGVDGSLLACETCVTQIENPDEVDANHWRCLNDAMWSEFRPVKVVAWRMLHRLKKEGWPNDLLGMMYMEDEELSFAKATNDHLDESEKIIHRDVNGVILEAGDSVVLIKDLKVKGSSMVAKQGTAVRRISLDHDNEKYIEGKVGPTQIVIITDYVKKMAEKE; encoded by the coding sequence ATGAGTTTACAACAAGATTTAGAAAATAGAAGTGGTAATAAATGTGAGTTATGTACAGGAACTAATAATTTATCGGTTTACGATGTAAAACCAAGTGATATTGGTGGAGGTGGAGTTGATGGAAGTTTGCTGGCTTGTGAAACTTGTGTTACGCAAATCGAAAATCCTGATGAGGTGGATGCAAATCATTGGCGTTGTTTAAACGATGCTATGTGGAGCGAATTTAGACCTGTAAAAGTTGTGGCTTGGAGAATGTTGCACAGATTAAAAAAGGAAGGTTGGCCAAATGATTTGTTGGGAATGATGTACATGGAAGATGAGGAATTGAGTTTTGCAAAAGCAACCAATGATCATTTAGATGAGAGTGAAAAAATAATTCACAGGGATGTAAATGGCGTTATTTTAGAGGCTGGAGATTCTGTGGTGTTGATTAAAGATTTAAAAGTTAAAGGATCTAGCATGGTTGCTAAACAAGGAACTGCTGTTCGTAGAATTTCTTTAGATCATGATAATGAAAAATATATTGAAGGGAAAGTTGGCCCAACTCAAATTGTAATTATTACAGATTATGTAAAGAAAATGGCTGAGAAGGAATAA
- a CDS encoding amidohydrolase family protein, with the protein MYKKIFLLVLLSISININAQETDEKEKKWDVNNPHESWLYNSFQLETTEGTWMNLDVSPDGKTIVFDLLGDIYSMPISGGTTTLLRSGLAYEVQPKFSPNGKYISFTSDAEGGNNIWVMTANGNDAKSITKEKMRLLNNAVWTPDGKSLVARKHYTSQRSVGAGEMWQYPLSGAAGLQLTKRKNDQQDVNDPSISPDGKYLYYAEDMYPGGFFQYNKDPNKQIYVIKQYNFETGETEQITGGPGGAARPVVSKDGKLLAFVKRVRTKSVLYIHELETGKEYPIYENLSKDQSEAWAVFGVYPHFAWMPNNKDIVIWAQGKINRINIESKQIANIPFQVNTEIKLAKTHKVKRKVFQESFSSKMIKNVQTSPDETTIVFTSLGHIYKKVLPDGIPTRITTLTDFEGEPSFSADGKSILFVTWNDENLGAIYKVNLDGTLLEKITEEKGIYRTPVYNRSNSQIVYRKESGNGDQGYDYTKKTGIYIANADGTDAKRVAKEGEFPVFSADDSRIFYQTGGAFFGGLTKKLKSVDLNGKEKRSHFSSKLANRLVPSEDNKFVAFIHLHKLYVAPFVMNGSEINLDNNTKSFNVESLSKNAGINLHWAANNSKVFWTLGDEYFSKSIINNTTNPFAKTNLVTDDVAGIKINLKTKSDLPEGRIAFKNARIITMDGNEVIEDGTIIIHKNKIEKIGKTSDITIPADAKVYKMLGKTIMPGMVDVHAHVGAFRNGLSTQKHWQFYANLAFGVTTSHDPSVHTAAAFTLEELQKSGQLVGPRMFSTGFILYGAEGDFKAVVNNLDDARFAIARTKAFGAKSVKSYNQPRREQRQQIMQAAREFGVNVVPEGGSNFYSNMSMIFDGHTGIEHNIPVNPVYKDVISLWKNSETGYTPTLIVNYGGMNGEFEWYQKTNVWENKTLLKYTPRYVVDSRSRHRIMVPEEEYKNGHVLTSETVTALAKEGVKVNLGAHGQLQGLGAHWELWMLQQGGLSNHEALKAATINGANYIGVADELGSLERGKLADLIILDKNPLEDIKNSNSVIYTMVNGRLYDVDTMNEIGNYDNKRGKFYFELDGYNQGFPVNMKTNSFTTPTCSCH; encoded by the coding sequence ATGTATAAAAAAATATTTCTTCTAGTATTATTAAGTATTTCCATCAATATTAATGCTCAAGAGACTGATGAGAAAGAAAAAAAATGGGACGTTAACAATCCTCATGAAAGTTGGCTGTATAATTCTTTTCAACTAGAAACCACAGAAGGAACTTGGATGAATTTAGATGTTTCTCCTGATGGAAAAACAATCGTTTTTGATTTATTAGGTGATATTTATTCGATGCCAATTTCTGGAGGCACAACAACGCTTTTACGTTCTGGGTTGGCATATGAAGTGCAACCAAAATTTAGCCCAAATGGAAAATATATTTCGTTTACAAGTGATGCTGAAGGTGGTAATAATATTTGGGTAATGACTGCTAATGGAAATGATGCAAAATCAATTACCAAAGAGAAAATGAGATTGCTAAATAATGCAGTTTGGACTCCAGATGGAAAATCTTTAGTGGCTAGAAAACATTATACTTCTCAACGTTCAGTTGGTGCAGGAGAAATGTGGCAATATCCACTTTCTGGAGCAGCAGGTTTGCAATTAACCAAAAGAAAAAATGATCAACAAGATGTAAATGATCCATCAATTTCACCTGATGGAAAGTATTTATATTATGCTGAAGATATGTATCCAGGAGGTTTTTTTCAATATAATAAAGATCCAAATAAACAGATTTACGTAATTAAACAATATAATTTTGAAACTGGAGAAACTGAACAAATTACGGGTGGTCCTGGAGGTGCTGCAAGACCTGTAGTTTCTAAAGATGGTAAACTTTTAGCATTTGTAAAACGTGTAAGAACAAAATCGGTTTTATATATTCACGAGTTAGAAACTGGCAAAGAATACCCAATTTATGAGAATTTAAGTAAAGACCAAAGTGAAGCTTGGGCAGTTTTTGGAGTTTATCCTCATTTTGCTTGGATGCCTAACAACAAAGACATCGTTATTTGGGCACAAGGAAAAATCAATAGAATTAATATTGAAAGTAAGCAGATTGCAAACATTCCTTTTCAAGTAAATACAGAAATTAAATTAGCAAAGACACACAAGGTAAAAAGAAAGGTTTTTCAAGAAAGTTTTTCATCAAAAATGATAAAAAATGTGCAAACTTCTCCAGATGAAACAACTATTGTTTTTACTTCTTTAGGACATATTTACAAGAAGGTTTTACCAGATGGAATCCCTACAAGAATTACAACCTTAACCGATTTTGAAGGGGAACCTAGTTTTTCTGCTGATGGAAAATCGATTTTATTTGTTACTTGGAATGATGAAAATTTAGGTGCGATTTACAAAGTAAATTTAGATGGTACTTTATTAGAAAAGATTACAGAAGAAAAAGGAATTTATAGAACACCTGTTTACAATCGCTCTAATTCTCAAATTGTGTATAGAAAAGAATCTGGAAATGGAGATCAAGGGTATGATTACACAAAAAAGACAGGAATTTATATTGCAAATGCAGATGGAACAGATGCTAAAAGAGTTGCTAAAGAAGGTGAATTCCCTGTTTTTTCTGCGGATGATTCTCGTATTTTCTATCAAACTGGTGGTGCTTTTTTTGGTGGCTTAACAAAAAAATTAAAAAGTGTCGATTTAAATGGAAAAGAGAAAAGAAGTCATTTTTCATCGAAATTAGCCAACAGATTAGTGCCTAGTGAAGACAATAAATTTGTAGCTTTTATTCATTTGCATAAATTATATGTGGCACCTTTTGTAATGAATGGTAGCGAAATTAATTTAGATAACAATACCAAATCTTTTAATGTAGAAAGCTTGTCCAAAAACGCAGGAATCAATTTGCACTGGGCAGCAAATAACAGCAAAGTTTTTTGGACTTTGGGTGATGAGTATTTTTCAAAATCAATCATAAATAACACAACAAATCCTTTTGCGAAAACCAATTTGGTTACTGATGATGTTGCAGGAATTAAAATCAACCTAAAAACAAAATCGGATCTTCCTGAAGGTAGAATTGCCTTTAAAAATGCACGAATTATTACGATGGATGGTAATGAAGTTATTGAAGATGGAACCATCATCATCCACAAAAATAAAATTGAAAAAATTGGTAAAACTTCGGATATTACAATTCCTGCTGATGCCAAAGTATATAAAATGTTAGGCAAAACTATTATGCCAGGAATGGTAGATGTGCATGCACATGTTGGTGCTTTCAGAAACGGATTAAGCACACAAAAACATTGGCAGTTTTATGCAAATTTAGCATTTGGTGTTACTACTTCTCATGATCCTTCTGTACACACAGCAGCTGCTTTTACGTTGGAAGAGTTACAAAAAAGTGGTCAATTAGTGGGACCAAGAATGTTCTCTACAGGTTTTATTTTATATGGTGCAGAAGGCGATTTTAAAGCTGTTGTAAATAATTTAGACGATGCTCGCTTTGCAATTGCTAGAACAAAAGCATTTGGCGCAAAATCTGTAAAAAGTTACAACCAACCAAGAAGAGAACAGCGTCAACAAATTATGCAAGCTGCAAGAGAATTTGGTGTAAATGTAGTTCCTGAAGGAGGTTCTAATTTCTACTCAAACATGTCTATGATTTTTGATGGACACACAGGAATTGAGCATAATATCCCTGTAAATCCTGTATATAAAGATGTTATTTCTCTTTGGAAAAATAGCGAAACTGGCTACACTCCTACTTTAATTGTAAATTATGGAGGTATGAATGGCGAATTTGAATGGTATCAAAAAACAAATGTTTGGGAAAATAAAACGTTGTTAAAATACACACCAAGATATGTGGTAGATTCAAGATCAAGACACAGAATTATGGTGCCTGAAGAGGAATACAAAAACGGACATGTTTTAACTTCTGAAACAGTTACTGCTTTAGCTAAGGAAGGTGTAAAAGTAAATTTAGGCGCTCATGGACAATTACAAGGTTTGGGTGCTCATTGGGAGTTATGGATGTTGCAACAAGGAGGTTTATCGAATCATGAAGCTTTAAAAGCGGCAACCATCAATGGTGCAAATTATATTGGTGTTGCTGATGAATTGGGTTCTTTAGAAAGAGGAAAATTAGCAGATTTAATCATTTTAGATAAAAATCCTTTAGAAGATATTAAAAACTCAAATTCTGTAATTTATACCATGGTTAATGGTCGTTTATATGATGTTGATACCATGAATGAAATTGGAAATTACGACAATAAAAGAGGCAAGTTTTATTTTGAATTAGATGGCTACAACCAAGGTTTTCCTGTAAATATGAAAACAAATAGTTTTACAACACCAACTTGTAGTTGTCATTAA
- a CDS encoding peptidoglycan DD-metalloendopeptidase family protein gives MNEKQRYHNFVDWAKKQYCPLTTIFPTIHKKDIFHIDLSKKNTTVKTAAEFNNPVFFENKLAEIQEANPNKIIAGGYTEKRALYTSDIYNAKNSSEKRNIHLGLDFWLPENTPVHSLFDGEIVCAVHQKDHKGYGGFIILKHQTKATTFYTLYGHLSEESVSNFSLNDSIKKGEKIGVLGKYDENGEWVPHLHFQLMLSLLEYENDFPGVALKSEIDFWKAICPNPNLLFKSDAL, from the coding sequence ATGAATGAAAAACAACGCTACCATAATTTTGTAGATTGGGCAAAAAAGCAATATTGTCCTTTAACAACAATATTCCCAACTATTCATAAAAAAGATATTTTTCATATCGATTTAAGCAAAAAGAACACCACTGTAAAAACAGCAGCTGAATTTAACAATCCAGTTTTTTTCGAAAATAAATTGGCTGAAATTCAAGAAGCAAATCCGAATAAAATAATTGCTGGTGGTTATACAGAAAAACGAGCTTTGTATACTTCTGATATTTATAACGCAAAAAACTCATCAGAAAAAAGAAATATACACTTAGGTTTAGATTTTTGGCTGCCAGAAAACACACCTGTTCACTCCTTATTTGATGGAGAAATTGTGTGTGCTGTTCATCAAAAAGACCATAAAGGCTATGGAGGTTTTATCATTTTAAAACATCAAACTAAAGCAACTACTTTTTATACTTTATATGGACATTTATCCGAAGAAAGTGTTTCAAATTTTTCTTTAAATGATTCCATCAAAAAAGGAGAAAAAATAGGCGTTTTAGGGAAGTATGATGAAAATGGGGAATGGGTTCCTCACCTACACTTTCAACTCATGTTGTCTTTATTAGAATATGAAAATGATTTTCCTGGAGTGGCTTTAAAAAGTGAAATCGATTTTTGGAAAGCGATTTGCCCTAATCCGAATTTATTATTTAAGAGTGATGCTCTATAA